Proteins from a genomic interval of Helicobacteraceae bacterium:
- a CDS encoding acyl-CoA dehydrogenase family protein, with protein sequence MSKTLASFDEALKIAKELAADFAKTAAKRDKEGGTPVRERNLIKESGLLNFFIAKEHGGSGGNWKQLIAIFAEFARVDSSLAHLFAFHNYQLATVRLYGNKEQWTKLHRDTAANGWFWANALNQLKRDVIAIKQKDGGYLWNGVKNFATGAKDSDYITITGSEDNEDGKTLVAAIPTSREGIEIEGDWDNIGQRQTDSGRLYFKNVRVEASEVLRDPGPLSTPFSSFRPLIGQLFFGALFLGIAEGAYAAAIDYARGKETRPWLASIAPTAQKDPLLLRRLGELLVSLESARALVDRTNDLIDPLWAKAEALSERERGEFAIAVAKSRYAATQTALEVTSGIFEALGSRATTRELGFDRFWRNARTQTLHDPIDYKL encoded by the coding sequence ATGAGCAAGACTTTAGCCTCTTTTGACGAGGCGTTGAAGATAGCCAAAGAGTTAGCGGCGGATTTCGCCAAAACGGCGGCTAAGCGCGACAAAGAGGGCGGCACGCCCGTCAGGGAACGCAACCTGATCAAAGAGAGCGGATTGCTAAATTTCTTTATCGCCAAAGAGCATGGCGGCTCTGGCGGCAATTGGAAGCAGTTAATCGCAATCTTCGCGGAGTTCGCCCGCGTGGATAGCTCGCTTGCGCACCTGTTCGCTTTCCACAACTATCAACTCGCCACCGTGCGGCTTTACGGAAACAAAGAGCAATGGACGAAGTTGCACCGCGACACCGCCGCTAACGGCTGGTTCTGGGCTAACGCGCTCAATCAGCTTAAACGCGATGTGATAGCGATCAAACAAAAGGACGGCGGTTATCTGTGGAACGGCGTGAAAAACTTCGCCACAGGCGCAAAAGATAGCGACTACATCACGATCACGGGCAGCGAGGATAACGAAGATGGCAAAACGCTAGTCGCCGCGATCCCGACCAGCCGCGAAGGGATCGAGATAGAAGGCGATTGGGACAATATCGGACAACGCCAAACCGACAGCGGCAGGCTCTATTTTAAGAACGTTCGCGTGGAGGCAAGCGAGGTATTACGCGATCCCGGTCCGCTCTCCACGCCGTTTTCGTCCTTTCGCCCGCTGATCGGACAGCTATTTTTCGGCGCTCTGTTTCTGGGGATTGCGGAGGGCGCTTACGCCGCCGCGATCGACTACGCGCGCGGAAAAGAAACCCGCCCTTGGCTCGCCTCGATCGCGCCGACGGCTCAAAAAGACCCGCTACTTTTACGGCGGCTTGGCGAACTGCTCGTCTCTTTGGAAAGCGCGCGCGCCCTAGTAGATCGAACAAACGATCTGATCGACCCGCTCTGGGCGAAAGCCGAAGCGCTTAGCGAACGAGAGCGCGGAGAGTTTGCGATCGCCGTAGCCAAATCGCGCTACGCCGCGACGCAAACGGCGCTAGAGGTTACAAGCGGGATATTCGAGGCGCTAGGCTCTCGCGCCACCACGCGCGAACTAGGCTTTGATAGATTTTGGCGCAACGCGCGAACGCAGACGCTTCACGATCCGATCGATTATAAGCTA